A region of Saccharococcus thermophilus DNA encodes the following proteins:
- the minC gene encoding septum site-determining protein MinC, with protein MTKKKQSYVTIKGTKDGLTLHLDDNCSYDDLLKELEEKLTVSAKIEPDSPLVSVHLRVGNRYLTPEQEEELRTLIRRQKNLVVASIESNVVTKEEALEWKRKTEIVSVSRIVRSGQVLHVQGDLLLIGDVNPGGTVIAGGNIFILGALRGIAHAGYYGNKEAVIAASVMKPTQLRISDVMNRAPDYKIDEGNEMECAYIDEHNQIVVDRLQLLMHLRPNLTRL; from the coding sequence TCTCGATGACAATTGTTCCTACGATGATTTGTTAAAAGAATTAGAGGAAAAATTAACCGTTAGCGCAAAAATAGAACCGGATAGTCCGCTCGTTTCTGTTCATCTCAGAGTAGGAAACCGTTATTTGACGCCAGAGCAAGAAGAAGAGTTGCGCACGTTAATCCGCCGCCAAAAAAACTTGGTCGTTGCTTCCATTGAAAGCAATGTGGTGACAAAAGAAGAGGCGCTCGAGTGGAAACGGAAAACGGAGATTGTGTCCGTTTCCCGAATCGTTCGCTCCGGCCAAGTCTTGCATGTACAAGGAGATCTTTTATTAATCGGCGATGTCAATCCAGGGGGGACGGTGATTGCTGGCGGAAATATTTTTATACTTGGAGCATTGCGGGGAATTGCCCACGCCGGGTATTATGGAAATAAAGAAGCGGTTATTGCTGCATCGGTGATGAAACCAACACAGCTGCGAATTAGTGATGTAATGAATCGGGCTCCCGATTATAAAATCGATGAAGGAAACGAAATGGAGTGCGCATATATCGATGAACATAACCAAATCGTTGTCGATCGCTTGCAGTTGCTGATGCATTTGCGGCCGAATTTGACGCGGTTATAG